Below is a window of Humulus lupulus chromosome 2, drHumLupu1.1, whole genome shotgun sequence DNA.
attaaaaatggtatttttattaTGAATATGAGTGTTGATATTAATagtatgattttctttattttttattaaaaaaaatggtgaAATTATTTTACTTGTGAttgttaaataaattaaatcatggctgaaagtttagttaagtatttataaaaaaaataataatttgattttcacatatgaattttttttattttaaaaatttgatcttaaaaataacacaagtaaaaatatatttttccacatctaaattagatttttctcacattaaatttataaatttgataattgaattataatgttattttctaTGTAAACATGTTAAACTATAAGTATTTCACATAGATTTTggtctttgttattttatggaatttaaaagtaaaaatgggattattatattttaattggttaaataaattattttatgaactAAAATAAagtcttgagagatttaatcaacctagtaattttaagaggACAAACAATGGTAATCAAGCATGTTACAATTTCATTATTTTCAAAAGCTATagaaataagcatgtaggaattatcgtttttaacatcGCTTTtaaacaacgttcccacgtatgcatgtcacatgcaattccacttttaagttaaaaaatgtgtcttttatgcaaccatatagtttttataaaaggaccatgcatgtaatatatgtagaatgtgcattattcttttatgaccttatgtgaaTATGTCTTGTTGGGATGTTGTGAATAAATTTCaacatgtgtgcatggcccatgcacacatgagtcatatgagtgggcaaaatagagtttatgtgatgctaaggaaggttattttgattatggtataggctcattgtgaagttgtcattttaccttacttggacctgaggtaaggaagttagatagaattttgtttgCTTATTTTGTGAATGGTAAGATTGACTAGCATGATTAAGTATATTATGAATGATAGTGTTTTTGTGATAAGGATTATGAAATGATATGTTGTGATGACGTTGATGAACTATGAAATGTTGTTGGACTGTTTGTCATTGTGATgttgtatgctatgaatggttgttagcgtgatgaacgcgacacaacaaaggggttactaaggatatgaagacataacccgagttaataaggatataaagacataactcatagggcggacgcgccgaggttattcaaggaccagagatcccaTTTACCTCAtaaggtgacatggacaagttagcaggCCATGTGCACAAAGatgtgatgattatgtttatgatgatgatgttattatgataatgtttatgatggtGATGTTattatgataatgtttatgatgatgatgtttgatgTATGATGATAAAGTTAAGTACGATGAATAACGATGTATGAACATGAATATGTTTGTTGTatttacttgtgtgttgtttgtacttccttactaggcttttagctaaaccccttactttcccttccaggtagcaaatatgatttctctttggcacgtgtggtgatgtgggaagttctatCGTCAGgctgtgtatggcgtgggggaacctatggacgagaaacgatcagaATGAACGCCTTATTTTTATAATGTCACGtaatttttaaattttcaaaACTAAACAGTGGGACTTAAATTTTAATCATTGATTTTATGACgatgcatgaaaactattattttgttttgaactgttgggcccaacttgcatgttttagcaagaccccactgggaTTTCTATAATAAGTGCCTATTCTTTATAAACTCATGAGTATGTAAACATTTTTTAAAGTATTAGATTAGGGCGTTCTTACAAATGGTATTAGTGCCTTGACCTAGCAAGAAGTGTGGCCGAGAGGGACATCAGACCGCTAAGGGtaggtgattgtgacagtcagaatcatGTGATCCGTAGGAGGAAAGATccggtaaaagttgtgcaatcccacatcgcctggggaaggttaattgatgattctaagactgtgtaggtatgggactgcacagttaaagaaggcttaaatggattgaaggctactacctatatcaacaagacgcatgttcttttcagtagcccatcacttgggaactccaaagttaagagtgcttgacctggagtaatctcaagatgggtgacctcctgggaagttttcgcaggaagcgtgcgagtgaggacaaaaacacactagaaagactcgtgttggtttgtagggccaatcgccattccaggaagcagccataatgGAATGGGGCGTTCCAAAAGCTATAGAATGTAATAGTTTATTTAGCACAAACGGCACCGACAACTCATTGGGAAGTAGTGTGCCTGCGACACTAACGGAACCAGCACCTTTATCTAAGCTCCAGGTTGCGCGTGGTCCACAAGATAAACAACCATCAACTTCTACCATGGTCGATAACAATATAGGTAGATTCGAAGGCAACCATTTCTAGAAATAGTCTGTTGAAACATTAAACTTGATTTATTATGGTTAGTTTCTAAAATTTTCATGAATTTAGAGTTTCTAGAGTTTTCATATATTTACTAAAGTTTCTAGTGTCTTCATTTATTTACTAGAATTTCtataattttgttgtatttaCTAGAGGTTGTTGAGTCTTTAGTATTCTAGAACTCTCATTTCTTAGTTAGTAGATGAGAATTATCTAGAATAATCTACTAGTGAATAATTTAATTATGTATCTAGAAAGGTTCATAAaaccctataaatagagatgtagtCTCACAATTTTGTGTCAAGCCAAAAACACAAGTTGAGGTCTATAAAAAATCCTCTTCCATCATAATATTATCTCTCATGTTAACCTTAGTTTTCAACAAAGTCATCAAGTTCTCTCCCAAATTCATCTTAATTTTCAACAAATTGGTACCAAAGAAAGGTTCTTGAAGaaaaatggcaagtggaggaatGGTCCCCTTCCAAGTTCCAATGCTCACCAAGAGCAACTATGACAATTGAGTACCTAGATGAAGGCACTACTAGGAGCTCAAGATGTTTGCAAGATTGTTGAGAAAGGCCATAAGGAGCAAGAAGATGTTTCTCTTTCTCAAGCTCAACAGGAAGCCTTGAGGGATTCAAGAAAGCTCTCTACCTCTTCTATCAAGCAGTGGATGAAGATGCATTCGAGAAGTAGATCTCAAATGCAACTACGACCAAAGAAGCGTGGGAGAAACTTCAAACTTGCAGCAAAGGAGTGGAGCATGTTAAAAAGATTCATCTTCAAAATCTTAGAGGTGAGTTTGAAATTTTGTTCATGGAAGAATCTGAATCAATTTCTGATTAATTTGATAGAGTATCGGCAATTGTCAATCAATTAAGAAAAAATGGCGACGATGTTAGTGAAGTGAAGGTCATAGAGAAAATTCTTCGCACTATAACTCCAGCGTTTAAATACATTGCTACAAACATTGAAGAAATTAAAGATTTAGAAACTATGACTATTGAGCAACTCATGGGTTCTTTACAACCCTATGAGGAGAAACAAAATAGAAAGAATAAGCAAAAGGAGACAGTGGAGAAATTACTACAATTCAACTTGAAGGAAGAAAATTTCAGCAATAATAGAGAAGAAAGAGGAAAAGGACGTGACAAAGGAAGCAGACGTGGACGTGGTCATGGAAAAGGAAGAGAAGGGAGGGGTGGCTTCAACAACTTCAATAATGGAGAAAAAAGTTGAAATCCACAAGAAACAAAAGGATGCGGAAGGGCAACTCATCGTCAAGGAATGACAAATCCCACATGAAATGCTACAATTGTAATAAGTTTGGCCACTATGCCTACAAGTGTAGATCAAGGAAGGTTGAAGAAGAATTCAATTTTGTCGAAGGCAAAGGTTTAGAAGAAAGAACATTGCTACTAGCTTGCAAAGACAAAGATGAAGGCCAAGAAAATAGATGGTATCTTGATACTGGCGCTAGCAATCACATGTGTGGACAAAGAAGAATGTTCGTGGTGCTCAATGAAGCAGTAAAAGGAAATGTCTCTTTTGGAGATGAGTCAAAAATACCTGTGGATGACCAAGGTAAAATTCTAATATGCTTGAAGAACGTTTACTTTGTGCTCAACATGAAGAACAATATTTTGAGTTTGAGTCAACAGAaaatgtcatttgcgtcagtttctaactgccacaattgagttttaGCGTTAGTTTTATATGTGATGCGgaatcccatgacgcaaaccaggcTGCCGTTTGAGTTAGTGGGGCAGTGTTACAAATTTGGCATTTGTGCGAGTgtcccactgacgcaaacactAAGCATTTGCGTtagtggggcactgtcacaaatctggcatttgtggcagtgctccACTGACTCAAACGCCTggtgtttgcgtcagtggggcactgccataAATGTTAAAAACGAGTATTTTTTGTGTCAGTTGGGAACAGtaacataaagtattaaccagagaaattgcaaatgtttatgccaatttccctggcctattttgattaaaaaaaaaaaacagcagcagaaaaacaacattataagttttttaaacatttatctaaagCTAACATTTATGATCAAATCTACAAAAGTAATTTAGATTTCAATGTTAATCTATGTATATATGTACTCttttgttctaaatttctaagtattaaacctacttaaagTAAAATTTCCTCACtaacttgctcatttgctaagtGAGATACGTCATAActgattcagtccactcatcccgTATCTTGTTGATTTCGTGAGCCGAATATGGTGCCGTATTCGTAAACTTAGAAAATacttaaaataataagttagaaatcatcaAAATAAAACCATGTTATCACGAGATTTGTTTGAAGATTGTCCAACTCTGACACATCTACCACGttacaacaaatatatataaagaagaaGCATAGTTTGGCAATTGCATATAGAACTTTTTTGGGTAACACAAAACGGATAGCTACCGGTAGAAGATGTTCAAGAAGTGTATGAtggtcatgagacttcattccaactaaattcaaaattttcacatcaaccagagaagaaatatttgaagaataaccttccggtactttcacattcgacaaagaatcacatacaatttatttttcttctttagacagggTATAATACGCAGGTGGTAAATAGGTTTGTATCTCACCAACCTCTGGCTGTAACTTACTGCGTATATccattacttttaaatccatCAGAGgtttaattccatccttactccgaCCAAGAACATtcagcaatgtactaattaagctatttgacacgtttttctcaatgtgcatcacATCCAAGTTATGCCGCAAAACTAAATGCTCCCAGTATTCaagctaaaaaaaaatagattgctTCTTCCAACAACCTGTCGCACCATCTATAACCTCCATTGTTTTTTCACATCTaacatttttctcttatttgtataATTTCTAGACTTACTGAACTTGCATTGGACTTTCttcaactttgttaacaattgtcCTCCAACTAAAGGTTgtggagcctttccaaattcagATTTACCATTGACGACATTTGTCCAACTTCGAAATTTATGTTCTTCAGATAAGAACTTTCAgtgtcccatataacaaatctttctagaatgttttaaatattcagaatgagcccattcttcacaaatgggacatgccttgtaccatttcacactaaatccagaaaGATTACCTAAGGTTGCAAAgtcattaatagtccacaacaacactactttaagattaaaattttctttcttataagcatcGTAAGCATTAACTCCCTCATACCACAATGTCTCAAATCATAAATTAAAGGAGCTAcgtatacatcaatatcatttctAGGTTGTTTAGGACCAGATATCAACAAAGTTAACATGGTAAACTTCATCTTcttacacaaccatgggggtagattatAGATGACTAGCATTATAGGCCATCAAGTATATGTACTACTAAGGGAAATATGTGGATTAATTCCGTCAGCACAAAGACCCAAATgaatatgtagagtccaagaactttacttagctagttatttagtagtattatagtatgtttagtattatctttgtaactgtggatttttggttcagaccgggaattatttggacactcatagtagtacttatagattttctaagtttaacctatagtttaagaatattaagtataacctaaggtttgattatatgactgatattaaggatagtatttgttatattataaggtttagatatcaaccaataggattttaagcacatgttatgaatggtaattaaggattaagtatttttgaggattaaattaaataagggtaaagtttgaatgatatagggtcagtcagcagctttgaatacgttaaaggcttagtcaaggctgtttactccattcaaacttagctaaaaatatgtaatttcgtgtttaaatattcagcgtgtgccgatatatcgcagctatagggggcgatatatcgcatcacgtagatacagaaaacacgagacgatgcacggtcgcctcgggcatactggcccaggcgatatatcgcctacagggggcgatatatcgcctcctccagcataaattcaaactcttttgagttcatttcctttcagccattcaaactccttcaacagtccagcatcttttgaacgagtcttcagcctctgctgaacgattattcaaatgattttcacctaaaaagccattatttttattcaagtaaaatcaagatattttcattcccaaactctataaataggacctagtacccagccatttcttcaccttttactctaagttcagaagctgctagtgcaaagtaagtgtgagagtgtaaacacctggtttgggaaaaaaaaatcataagcttaaacatcataagcttatcaaacactttgggaagtgagattcgttagtatttcggttgtggttagattgatcttgcaagtctttgaggtaaacccgaaactctagttcatttatgttatgtttcccttctcttagtcttctactcagtttcctaacctcattcttattttggttagggaatcaaAGTTCTTAAgaacataagttgtggtaagcatattttcttttaatggtttagtcttcctattcattttcatctcttcttcttcttaaaactcactctttctcatatggttttaggagtgttccaaaagtcctaactcagtccattatatcccgataactttggtaaggaaaataggctagaatctatatgtttatgtttatgttatcttatgtgttatgttatgatatgttatgaatatgttatgcatgtgtatgtttgtaggcttgggcttatgccctatttgactaacaagaccccaaaaagattgtgggcataagcctatttagctggtaggaccccactaatctcatgggcataagcttgtttagtctatgggaccccaagtaataatggccattataataagtgtattatgtgttatgatatgtctttacgttattatgaaattgatgtgtatgactatgtgttagatttttccttgctgggcattaggctcattcctttctgtttatgtgcaggaaataagctttagaggcggaaagattcgtgatgcttagaggatgtgtatcgatgctgaatggagtcaaggggccgagcgttattcgattcgaggatgtagtctcattttaatttttatggttttatatgtattttccgcattttcttatgtaattcttttcatttaaatcatgttttgtttttaaagacaatgggatcccaaatccttcttagtattctatttatttgtaagtaattcttattttacaagttactcagtgaaattatggtattttcgtaaaaatgtaagttttatgtatagtttcgttaatggtccaaatagtctagattagtgggtcattatagttggtatcagagcaacggctccttcgcatgaagttctcctcgatacacatgctcaaagctccgaatcggaccgccaagtaagtgtttaagttacaagttactttacttatgtgtatagctaacaactttagtgtttatgtttcagttaagaatgaacggagctttaacctaccaagatatccgagccattaaggccttaaaaagaataagggagccaagaaacaccgtaggagccctagaaatgattactcgaaggttgcttttgtttcatcaagagataggtggccttcaagaggctaaacaaataatgttaagatcaacggaacaatatgtattagtaattaggttgtttaaagatttttcattctgtaatagcagcattagaagagatatgggaaaagatgcatgaggaggatgaactacccttagcaatgagatactatttcctcttagttaggttcacctcaaaaattgagtttcagttcaccaatgagcaaaagaataggattctcaccaaccttcctataggacgttttgatgctcatgacaatgataattatgaacaaatagatgatgatatattAGATgatggatcggatgtagaagatcccgatttttagattagtagtttttatttgttttatttacttttgattgtaataagtgatattgtttttccaaatgaataacatgctatttgaatatcatgtgtgagtttgattctattttcgcaataataataaatactaaataaaatgaataatgactaagttcggtgagggtggatacaaatcaatgaacctggtttccttattgagagttagggggccttagtagtgggaatgattttactgatcccagccctccctcaatatggttaactttggaacaaagataagtttcgagcctgagaattgaagtcatataggatgattagaaacacacttagaaaataaagatgacttgtttttctaagtatagaaacccactctaataataaataaagacctatataattttcataagaagtcataataaataggcccgagatatgtttgttttagaataagtttttgccttagagcctattaggaaaagttctaacatgtttctttcaactgttagaactctgctacgatgtctctccgaagatccgcacgcaccaacggaaacgcctccaacgatgttccagcgaccaatgcggttccaacagttcgccgaaggggaatgcgtgctactgctcgccgcaacgcgctggcacagccagctgacaacactgcagagattgccagactgcgacagcaagtcgaggaacttctgtagtaacaacgccaacaggctcaatctcagcctcagcctccgccacagccgcaaccacagcaaatggccccagcaccccaacaagttggtccatatgggggatggcctatgacgaattacgctccatatcctgtacagcacatggagccagtgtacgagaggttccgcaagcagcacgctccgaacttcgaagggactacggacccctttgaagcagaagaatggctaaggaatgtggagccgatcctagcccacatgaacctcagtaatgcggaccgtatatcctgcgtctcatctttactcaagaaagatgccaggatatggtgggacttggtccagcaatctcatgatgctgccaccatgacgtggacccgatttgtggagctgttccacaaaaagtactacaattcggctgtacttgctacgagggttgaggagttcaccaatctgaagtagggaactttaacagtggcggaatatgctcgttaGTTCAACCGCTTAGAaaagttcgcggcagagttagtttcaaccgattatctgagggtgaacaaattcgtgagaggactccgaccaaagatcgagatgggagtgaagctagcaaacccgggaaacacttcatatgccgacgttctcgAGACgtcaattgaagtagaaaggttgcaggccaacgtaagcaaagaagaagctagcaagcctgaacctaaacagcagagccaacctcaggccagtcggaacaacaatcagtctagcaatagcggcaacaatcagtccaacaacaacggtaacggacagaagagaaggcatcctgacaacaagcaagctgacagtaataaaagggcacgaccaaataatgggggaaataggtcgggctacgtggaatacccgccatgtgccaaatgtcagaagaagcaccctggagaatgccgtgccaacaccaaggagtgtttcaattgtggtcaagaggggcatcgcaagaaagattgtcctcagcaaaagccagacggaaagaaggatgaaaagatggttcctgctcgggtttttgctttaacccaaggagaggcggatgctagcaacaaggtggtcacaggtcaggtttccatcctcaataatttatgtcatgtattatttgattcgggtgccactcattcgtatatttcgttaggaatgatagataaactaga
It encodes the following:
- the LOC133814293 gene encoding uncharacterized protein LOC133814293 gives rise to the protein MKALLGAQDVCKIVEKGHKEQEDVSLSQAQQEALRDSRKLSTSSIKQWMKMHSRSRSQMQLRPKKRGRNFKLAAKEWSIVSAIVNQLRKNGDDVSEVKVIEKILRTITPAFKYIATNIEEIKDLETMTIEQLMGSLQPYEEKQNRKNKQKETVEKLLQFNLKEENFSNNREERGKGRDKGSRRGRGHGKGREGRGGFNNFNNGEKS